The Rhopalosiphum maidis isolate BTI-1 chromosome 1, ASM367621v3, whole genome shotgun sequence genome has a segment encoding these proteins:
- the LOC113550503 gene encoding heterochromatin protein 1-like — protein sequence MKIESPYKVTDNETDFNSNHKEQEKKNQGYVVENILDKRIKYEKVEYFLKWKDNSDTENSWEPIENLDCEDLIENYEKSCVSDAGPPRGLSVLDDLMECCDSFDESDYNKTN from the exons atgaaaattgaaag cCCATACAAAGTCACTGATAATGAAACAGATTTTAATTCTAATCACAAAGAACAAGAAAAGAAAAACCAGGGCTATGTtgtggaaaatattttagacaagcgtataaaatatgagaAGGTGGAATACTTTCTCAAATGGAAAGATAATAGTGATACGGAAAATTCTTGGGAACCTATTGAAAATCTTGATTGTGAAGATTTGATtgaaaactatgaaaaaagTTGTGTATCAGATGCTGGTCCACCTAGAGGATTATCTGTTCTAGATGATTTAATGGAGTGCTGCGATAGTTTTGATGAgtctgattataataaaactaattaa
- the LOC113550502 gene encoding uncharacterized protein LOC113550502 isoform X2: MNPSPNKVTENDTDSSSSSKEQENSIVTSCASLPPEEMDVNTDNSDHDDSKHQYEAEKIIGATDVGGSLKFLVKLKGIDEAEWIPAIKAKKKFPQIVLEYYYSLPFDWVKKKLNDNE, encoded by the exons ATGAATCCCAG cCCAAACAAAGTCACTGAAAATGACACAGATTCTAGTTCTTCTTCTAAAGAACAGGAAAATTCAATCGTTACAAGTTGTGCATCTCTCCCACCCGAAGAAATGGATGTCAACACTGATAACTCCGATCATGATGATTCTAAACATCAGTATGAAGCAGAAAAAATTATAGGAGCTACTGATGTTGGAGGGTCGTTGAAGTTTTTAGTGAAGTTAAAAGGAATTGATGAAGCAGAATGGATACCAGCTATTaaggctaaaaaaaaattcccacAAATCGTTCTCGAGTACTATTATTCATTACCATTTGActgggttaaaaaaaaattaaatgacaatgaatag